From a region of the Actinopolymorpha singaporensis genome:
- a CDS encoding HelD family protein codes for MQPSTSVEQAEISREQQYVDRVYARLAAMVESASAVRREGRERGLLDYTGQIKEEDYRSLFERDVLVDHAVRRLAVLDAQREGLVFGRLDHVGGEVRYVGRIGVRDAEHEPLVLDWRAPAAAVFYQATAVDPQGVVRRRVLRSQGQRVVGVEDDLLDAENAPADMHVVGDGALMAALTSARSGRMRDIVATIQREQDQVIRAPAPGVTLISGGPGTGKTVVALHRAAYLLYTERRRIQGGGVLVVGPSAVFMSYIERVLPSLGEHEATLRSVGEVVDGVVADRSDPFPCAVVKGSARMRQVLSRAARGAVPGAPEELRLYAAGRRLALGARELTAIRTDVLRRGARRNRARAEAVRALLGALWKQAGGAAGTDGAGAGGRPMSRAEFDQDVRERPAFTEFLDAWWPNVTPAEVLGWLADRDRLARVARGVLRPEEVDLLAASWSRPAGAAPARSSSVRGRTGYSVEDVPLLDELDALLGEPVRPVVPRDPFDEDGGVQEVVTSYDREYGRSRGEQTPQYDGYAHVLVDEAQDLSPMQWRMLGRRGRHASWTIVGDPAQSSWPDVAEAEAARDAALGVRTRRTFHLDTNYRNSAEIFELAAEVISTALPDVRLPRAVRETGHPPTHLTTGADGRPEAVRAAVGELLDAVAGTVGVVVAGHRADEAARWLADLGDDAAARVVVTTGLASKGLEYDGVVVVEPAEIAAESPVGVRTLYVVLTRATQRLVTVGADSGWRAALTAPDGKLTGTGPAGVTDRPA; via the coding sequence GTGCAGCCTTCCACCTCGGTCGAGCAGGCCGAGATCAGCCGCGAACAGCAGTACGTCGACCGCGTGTACGCCCGGCTGGCCGCGATGGTCGAGAGCGCCTCCGCGGTCCGCCGGGAGGGCCGCGAGCGCGGCCTGCTCGACTACACCGGCCAGATCAAGGAGGAGGACTACCGCAGCCTCTTCGAACGCGACGTGCTGGTCGACCACGCGGTTCGCCGGCTGGCGGTGCTCGACGCCCAGCGCGAGGGCCTGGTCTTCGGCCGCCTCGACCACGTGGGCGGCGAGGTGCGCTACGTCGGCCGGATCGGCGTCCGGGACGCCGAGCACGAGCCGCTGGTGCTCGACTGGCGGGCGCCGGCCGCGGCCGTGTTCTACCAGGCGACCGCGGTCGATCCGCAGGGCGTGGTGCGCCGGCGGGTGCTGCGGTCGCAGGGCCAGCGGGTGGTCGGTGTCGAGGACGACCTGCTGGACGCCGAGAACGCGCCGGCCGACATGCACGTGGTCGGTGACGGCGCGCTGATGGCCGCGCTGACCTCCGCCCGCAGCGGCCGGATGCGCGACATCGTGGCCACCATCCAGCGCGAACAGGACCAGGTGATCCGCGCCCCCGCGCCCGGCGTCACCCTGATCAGCGGCGGCCCGGGCACCGGGAAGACCGTGGTGGCCCTGCACCGCGCCGCCTACCTGCTCTACACCGAGCGCCGGCGGATCCAGGGCGGCGGCGTGCTCGTCGTCGGGCCTTCGGCGGTCTTCATGAGCTACATCGAGCGGGTCCTTCCCTCGCTCGGCGAACACGAGGCCACGCTGCGATCGGTCGGCGAGGTCGTCGACGGCGTGGTGGCCGATCGCTCCGATCCCTTCCCGTGCGCGGTGGTCAAGGGGTCGGCCCGGATGCGGCAGGTGCTGTCCCGGGCGGCACGTGGCGCCGTGCCCGGTGCGCCCGAGGAGCTGCGCCTGTACGCCGCGGGCCGCCGGCTCGCGCTCGGTGCCCGGGAGCTGACCGCGATCCGTACCGACGTCCTCCGCCGGGGCGCGCGCCGCAACCGGGCGCGTGCGGAGGCGGTCCGGGCGCTGCTCGGTGCCCTGTGGAAGCAGGCCGGCGGCGCGGCCGGGACCGACGGCGCCGGTGCCGGCGGCCGGCCGATGTCGCGCGCGGAGTTCGACCAGGACGTGCGGGAGCGACCGGCGTTCACCGAGTTCCTGGACGCCTGGTGGCCCAACGTCACCCCGGCCGAGGTGCTCGGCTGGCTGGCCGACCGCGACCGGCTCGCCCGGGTCGCCCGGGGCGTGCTCCGCCCCGAGGAGGTCGACCTGCTCGCCGCGTCGTGGTCGCGCCCGGCCGGAGCAGCTCCGGCCCGGTCATCCTCCGTGCGGGGCAGGACCGGCTACTCCGTCGAGGACGTGCCGCTGCTGGACGAGCTGGACGCCCTCCTCGGGGAGCCGGTGCGGCCGGTGGTGCCACGCGACCCGTTCGACGAGGACGGCGGCGTGCAGGAGGTGGTGACGTCGTACGACCGGGAGTACGGCCGGTCCCGTGGCGAGCAGACCCCGCAGTACGACGGCTACGCCCACGTGCTGGTGGACGAGGCGCAGGACCTGTCGCCGATGCAGTGGCGGATGCTCGGCCGCCGCGGCCGGCACGCGAGCTGGACGATCGTCGGCGACCCGGCGCAGAGCTCCTGGCCGGACGTCGCGGAGGCCGAGGCCGCCCGCGATGCGGCGCTGGGCGTCCGCACGCGGCGTACGTTCCATCTGGACACCAACTACCGCAACTCGGCGGAGATCTTCGAGCTGGCCGCGGAGGTGATCAGCACCGCGCTGCCCGACGTGCGGCTGCCGCGGGCGGTGCGCGAGACCGGCCACCCACCGACCCACCTGACGACCGGTGCCGACGGTCGTCCCGAGGCCGTACGCGCGGCTGTGGGTGAACTCCTCGACGCGGTCGCCGGGACCGTCGGCGTGGTGGTCGCCGGACACCGGGCAGACGAGGCGGCGCGATGGCTGGCCGATCTCGGGGACGATGCGGCCGCACGGGTCGTTGTCACCACGGGGTTGGCGAGCAAGGGGCTCGAGTACGACGGCGTGGTCGTGGTCGAGCCGGCCGAGATCGCCGCGGAGAGCCCGGTGGGTGTCCGCACGCTGTACGTCGTCCTCACCCGGGCGACCCAGCGACTGGTCACCGTCGGCGCCGACAGCGGCTGGCGGGCAGCCCTGACCGCACCGGACGGCAAGCTGACCGGCACCGGACCGGCCGGCGTAACCGATCGCCCGGCGTGA
- a CDS encoding CDP-alcohol phosphatidyltransferase family protein encodes MAEPVDARKDAGVLTLPNLLSFARLAGVPLFLWLVLGPRADGWAIIVLAVSGFTDWLDGQLARRLHQTSTLGKLLDPFADRLYILAVLLGLAVRDVIPVWLAVALPLRDVLLVGLLGYLRLRGFGPLPVHFLGKAATFCLLYAFPLLFLGEGSSTFASLAQIVGWAFVVWGTGLYWWAGILYAYQAYQLLRSAAPATPAREEGRLHT; translated from the coding sequence GTGGCGGAGCCGGTCGACGCGCGTAAGGACGCGGGGGTGCTGACCCTGCCCAACCTGCTGAGCTTCGCCCGGCTCGCCGGTGTCCCGTTGTTCCTGTGGCTGGTCCTCGGCCCGCGTGCCGACGGCTGGGCGATCATCGTGCTGGCGGTCTCCGGCTTCACCGACTGGCTCGACGGCCAGTTGGCGCGCAGGCTGCACCAGACCAGCACACTCGGCAAGTTGCTCGACCCGTTCGCGGACCGGCTCTACATCCTCGCGGTGCTCCTCGGCCTCGCCGTGCGTGACGTGATTCCCGTCTGGCTCGCGGTCGCGCTTCCGTTGCGGGACGTCCTGCTCGTCGGCCTGCTCGGCTACCTTCGGCTACGTGGCTTCGGCCCGCTGCCGGTGCACTTCCTGGGCAAGGCGGCGACGTTCTGCCTGCTGTACGCCTTCCCGTTGCTGTTCCTGGGCGAGGGCAGCAGCACGTTCGCGTCCCTGGCGCAGATCGTGGGATGGGCCTTCGTGGTGTGGGGTACCGGCCTGTACTGGTGGGCCGGAATTCTCTACGCCTACCAGGCCTACCAGCTTCTCCGGAGCGCTGCGCCGGCAACACCCGCACGAGAAGAAGGTCGGCTCCACACCTGA